Proteins encoded together in one Staphylococcus aureus window:
- a CDS encoding MurR/RpiR family transcriptional regulator, with protein MSNVLTEIDSQYPYMTKNEKKIAKFILNSPQKVIKMRSQDLASLLDISTSSVIRFSKKITDGGFHDLKINISKYVPKASSIYNVELMNNESTESLRTKLHTRTTRALNHANNELNDKTIDQICHCLKRSETIFIYGFGASFVVATDLYQKLSRIGLNIQLVQETHIFATLLATHNSNDSVILITNNGTQSEMQSMVKVIDDYHIPIITITSTRDNPVAQASNIVLTYGKTDENEMHMGATTSLFAQMFTIDILYYRYVALNYHASLDFITQSKMALDNYRKHLSNINFKH; from the coding sequence ATGTCAAACGTACTAACAGAAATAGATAGTCAATATCCATATATGACTAAAAATGAAAAAAAGATAGCTAAATTTATACTAAATTCACCTCAAAAGGTGATTAAAATGAGGTCTCAAGACTTAGCAAGCTTATTAGATATTAGTACATCATCAGTCATTCGATTCAGCAAGAAAATTACTGATGGCGGTTTTCACGACTTGAAAATAAATATATCTAAATATGTTCCTAAAGCATCATCAATTTACAATGTTGAATTAATGAATAACGAAAGCACAGAATCTTTAAGAACTAAACTCCATACACGTACTACACGCGCACTTAATCATGCAAATAACGAATTAAATGATAAAACTATTGATCAAATATGTCATTGTTTAAAACGTTCTGAGACGATTTTTATATATGGTTTTGGCGCATCTTTTGTAGTTGCTACCGACTTATACCAAAAGTTATCAAGAATAGGTCTTAATATTCAACTTGTTCAAGAAACACATATTTTTGCTACATTATTAGCAACTCACAATTCGAACGACAGTGTTATTCTTATTACTAACAATGGTACGCAAAGTGAAATGCAATCAATGGTTAAAGTTATTGATGACTACCATATACCTATAATTACAATTACTAGTACAAGGGATAATCCCGTAGCACAGGCATCAAATATTGTTTTAACTTATGGGAAAACTGATGAAAATGAGATGCATATGGGAGCAACAACTTCATTATTTGCTCAAATGTTCACTATTGATATTTTATATTATCGTTATGTTGCATTAAATTATCACGCATCATTAGATTTCATAACACAATCTAAAATGGCTTTAGATAACTATCGTAAACATTTATCAAATATTAACTTTAAACATTAA
- a CDS encoding amino acid permease yields the protein MENNELQRGLSARQIQMIALGGTIGVGLFMGATSTIKWTGPSVILAYLIAGIFLFLIMRAMGEMIYLNPTTGSFATFASDYIHPAAGYMTAWSNIFQWIVVGMSEVIAVGEYMKFWFPELPTWIPGVIAILLLMAANLFSVKAFGEFEFWFALIKVVTIILMIIAGFGLIFFGFGNGGHAVGISNLWTNGGFMPNGIVGFFFALSIVIGSYQGVELIGITAGETKDPQKNIVKAVNGVIWRILIFYLGAIFVIVSVYPWNQLGDIGSPFVATFAKIGITFAAGLINFVVLTAAMSGCNSGIFSASRMIYTLAHKGEMPKIFTKIMRNGVPLYTVVAVSLGILIGALLNVILPLYIDGAKSIFVYVYSASILPGMIPWFMILFSHLRFRKLHPEELEGHPFKMPGGAVTNYLTILFLILVLVGMVFNVETRISVLIGVIFLTIVTIYYFIRYNKNNVKAK from the coding sequence ATGGAGAACAATGAACTACAAAGGGGATTGAGTGCCCGTCAAATTCAAATGATTGCACTTGGTGGTACGATTGGCGTGGGGCTTTTCATGGGTGCGACAAGTACAATTAAATGGACAGGCCCATCAGTTATCCTTGCATATTTAATTGCGGGTATCTTTTTATTTTTAATCATGAGAGCAATGGGGGAAATGATTTATTTAAACCCTACAACAGGATCATTTGCAACATTTGCAAGTGATTATATACATCCTGCAGCAGGTTATATGACAGCATGGAGTAATATATTCCAATGGATTGTAGTTGGTATGAGTGAGGTCATCGCAGTAGGAGAATATATGAAGTTTTGGTTCCCGGAATTGCCAACTTGGATTCCTGGTGTTATTGCTATTTTATTATTAATGGCAGCGAATTTATTCTCGGTAAAAGCGTTTGGAGAATTTGAATTTTGGTTTGCTTTAATTAAAGTTGTAACAATTATTTTAATGATTATTGCTGGTTTTGGTCTTATTTTCTTTGGTTTTGGAAATGGTGGCCATGCGGTAGGTATTTCTAATCTATGGACAAATGGCGGATTTATGCCAAATGGTATTGTTGGTTTCTTCTTTGCATTATCAATTGTAATTGGTTCATACCAAGGTGTGGAACTGATAGGTATTACGGCAGGTGAAACTAAAGATCCTCAGAAAAATATCGTTAAAGCAGTGAATGGTGTTATCTGGAGAATTTTAATTTTCTATTTAGGCGCTATTTTTGTTATTGTTTCAGTGTATCCTTGGAATCAATTAGGAGACATTGGAAGTCCGTTTGTTGCAACATTTGCTAAAATCGGTATTACATTTGCAGCTGGATTAATTAACTTTGTTGTATTAACTGCAGCAATGTCAGGATGTAACTCAGGTATTTTCAGTGCGAGTCGTATGATTTATACACTTGCTCATAAAGGTGAAATGCCGAAAATATTTACTAAAATCATGAGAAATGGTGTACCATTGTACACTGTTGTAGCAGTATCTCTTGGTATTTTAATTGGTGCTTTATTAAACGTAATTTTACCTTTATATATCGATGGAGCGAAGAGTATTTTCGTATACGTTTATAGTGCGTCTATTTTACCAGGTATGATTCCTTGGTTTATGATTTTATTCAGTCATTTACGTTTTAGAAAATTACACCCTGAAGAATTGGAAGGTCACCCATTCAAAATGCCTGGTGGCGCAGTAACTAACTATTTAACAATCTTATTCTTAATATTAGTATTGGTTGGTATGGTATTTAATGTTGAAACTAGAATATCAGTGCTTATTGGTGTCATCTTCTTAACGATTGTAACGATTTATTATTTTATTAGATATAATAAAAATAATGTAAAAGCAAAATAG
- a CDS encoding HAD family hydrolase: protein MYRAVIFDFDGTIIDTEQHLFNVINKHLEMHNADPISIDFYRSSIGGAATDLHDHLIKAIGSENKDKLYEEHHLTSTTLPMIDTIKSLMAFLKQRHIPMAIATSSVKAEIMPTFKALGLDDYIEVVVGREDVEQVKPDPELYLSAVQQLNYMPTQCLAIEDSVNGATAAIAAGLDVIVNTNKMTSAQDFSNVDYVAKDIDYDQIVARFFTK from the coding sequence ATGTATAGAGCAGTTATATTTGATTTCGATGGAACAATAATAGATACGGAACAACATTTATTTAATGTTATTAATAAACATTTAGAGATGCATAATGCCGATCCTATAAGCATTGATTTTTATCGTTCTTCTATTGGAGGAGCAGCTACAGATTTGCATGACCATTTAATTAAAGCGATTGGTTCGGAAAATAAAGATAAACTTTATGAAGAACATCATCTTACTAGTACAACATTACCGATGATTGATACGATTAAATCATTGATGGCATTTTTAAAGCAACGTCACATTCCTATGGCAATTGCCACAAGTAGTGTGAAAGCGGAAATAATGCCCACCTTTAAAGCATTAGGTCTAGACGATTATATAGAGGTAGTTGTTGGTAGAGAAGATGTTGAACAAGTTAAACCTGACCCTGAATTATATTTATCTGCAGTACAACAATTAAATTATATGCCGACACAATGTTTGGCTATTGAAGATTCTGTAAATGGTGCAACAGCCGCGATTGCAGCTGGATTAGATGTTATTGTTAATACGAATAAAATGACAAGCGCACAGGACTTTTCTAATGTAGATTATGTAGCAAAAGATATTGATTACGATCAAATTGTAGCGCGTTTCTTTACGAAATAG
- a CDS encoding bile acid:sodium symporter family protein — MFQKLSIFATKSFLVWMLVAAVIGFIFPQHVATLGKWVPYLLGIVMLGMGLTITPNDFKMVFKAPRAVIIGVCLQFSIMPTLAFIIAKSFHLPPDIAVGVILVGCCPGGTSSNVMSYLAKANVALSVSITTVSTLLAPFVTPALIYLFANEWLEVSFVSMLWSVVQVVLIPIALGIVLQIINRKIAEKASTALPIISVVAISLILAIVVGGSKHQILTTGLLIFLVVILHNVLGYTIGYWLARLLKLDRQDQKAVSIEVGMQNSGLAVSLAALHFNPIAAVPGAVFSFIHNITGPILAKYWSKKL; from the coding sequence ATGTTTCAAAAATTGAGTATATTTGCCACGAAGAGTTTTTTGGTATGGATGTTAGTAGCAGCTGTTATTGGATTTATTTTCCCACAACATGTTGCGACATTAGGTAAATGGGTACCTTATTTACTTGGTATTGTTATGTTAGGTATGGGATTAACAATTACACCTAATGATTTCAAAATGGTCTTTAAAGCACCTAGAGCAGTAATTATTGGTGTCTGTCTACAATTCAGTATTATGCCCACATTAGCATTTATAATTGCAAAGTCTTTTCATTTACCACCTGATATTGCTGTTGGCGTAATATTAGTTGGATGTTGTCCGGGTGGGACATCAAGTAATGTAATGAGTTATTTAGCCAAAGCTAACGTAGCACTTTCTGTTTCTATTACGACGGTCTCTACGTTGCTAGCGCCATTCGTTACACCTGCGTTAATATATCTATTTGCAAATGAATGGTTGGAAGTATCTTTCGTGAGTATGTTGTGGTCAGTTGTTCAAGTTGTATTAATTCCAATTGCTTTAGGTATTGTTTTGCAAATTATTAATCGTAAAATTGCTGAAAAAGCTTCTACAGCTTTGCCAATTATATCAGTTGTTGCTATTTCATTAATTTTAGCAATAGTTGTAGGTGGCAGTAAGCACCAAATCTTAACTACAGGATTATTAATATTTTTAGTAGTTATTTTACATAACGTATTAGGGTATACGATTGGATATTGGTTAGCTCGTCTTTTAAAATTAGATCGACAAGATCAAAAAGCAGTCAGTATTGAAGTTGGAATGCAGAACTCTGGTTTAGCTGTGTCATTAGCAGCATTGCATTTTAATCCAATTGCAGCAGTACCAGGCGCAGTGTTTAGTTTCATTCATAATATAACAGGGCCTATTTTAGCAAAGTATTGGTCAAAAAAGTTATAA
- a CDS encoding alpha-glucoside-specific PTS transporter subunit IIBC, whose protein sequence is MNAIKRFGSAMIVPVLMFAFFGIVLGFATLFKNPTIMGSLADQHTFWFKFWSVIESGGWVIFTHMEVVFVVGLPLSLAKKAPGHAALAALMGYLMFNTFINAILTQWPHTFGANLEKGVENVPGLKSIAGIATLDTNILGGIIISAIITWIHNRYYSKRLPEMVGVFQGLTFVVTISFFVMLPLAAITCVIWPTVQHGIGSMQHFIIASGYIGVWLYHFLERVLIPTGLHHFIYAPIEVGPVVVNHGLKAEWLQHLNEFAKSTKPLKEQFPYGFMLQGNGKVFGCLGIALAMYATTPKENRKKVAALLIPATLTAVVVGITEPLEFTFLFIAPYLFVLHAVLAASMDTLMYAFGVVGNMGGGLLDFISTNWLPLGKEHWGTYVAQVIIGLIFVAIYFFLFRFLILKFDIPLPGRKKTEEEVKLFSKQDYKNKKGDSVDSKRASSGNEYEDKAAYYLDGLGGKENIKDVTNCTTRLRLTVYDESKVADTEYFTHQQMAHGLVKSGKSIQVVVGMTVPQVREAFEQMVEDQSSEDK, encoded by the coding sequence ATGAATGCGATAAAGCGTTTCGGTAGTGCAATGATTGTACCGGTATTAATGTTCGCTTTCTTTGGGATAGTGCTTGGCTTTGCGACATTATTTAAAAATCCTACAATCATGGGGAGTTTAGCAGATCAACATACGTTTTGGTTTAAATTTTGGTCAGTAATAGAATCTGGTGGCTGGGTTATTTTTACGCATATGGAAGTTGTATTTGTTGTAGGTCTACCACTTTCTTTAGCTAAAAAAGCACCAGGTCATGCAGCACTTGCAGCATTGATGGGTTACTTAATGTTTAATACATTTATAAATGCCATTTTAACACAATGGCCACATACGTTTGGCGCTAATTTAGAAAAAGGCGTTGAAAATGTACCTGGTTTAAAATCAATTGCAGGTATTGCCACATTGGATACGAATATTCTAGGTGGTATTATTATTTCAGCTATTATTACTTGGATTCACAATAGATACTATAGTAAACGATTACCAGAAATGGTTGGTGTATTCCAAGGTTTAACATTTGTAGTTACGATTTCATTTTTTGTGATGTTACCATTAGCAGCAATTACTTGTGTTATTTGGCCAACTGTTCAGCACGGTATTGGTTCAATGCAACACTTTATCATTGCTTCAGGCTATATCGGTGTATGGTTGTATCACTTCTTAGAACGTGTATTAATACCAACAGGATTACATCACTTTATTTATGCACCAATTGAAGTTGGACCAGTAGTAGTCAATCACGGCTTGAAAGCTGAATGGTTACAACATTTAAATGAGTTTGCTAAGAGTACTAAGCCATTAAAAGAGCAATTCCCTTATGGCTTTATGCTTCAAGGAAATGGGAAAGTATTTGGATGTTTAGGTATTGCTTTAGCAATGTATGCTACGACACCTAAAGAAAATCGTAAAAAGGTGGCGGCACTACTTATTCCTGCCACATTAACAGCAGTCGTTGTAGGTATTACTGAGCCATTAGAGTTTACATTCTTATTCATCGCACCATACTTATTTGTTTTACACGCAGTTTTAGCAGCATCAATGGATACTTTAATGTACGCATTTGGTGTTGTAGGTAACATGGGTGGTGGCTTGTTAGACTTTATTTCAACAAACTGGTTGCCATTAGGTAAAGAACATTGGGGTACTTATGTTGCACAAGTTATTATCGGTCTGATATTTGTAGCGATTTACTTCTTCTTATTCAGATTCTTAATTTTGAAATTTGATATTCCATTACCTGGACGTAAGAAAACAGAAGAGGAAGTTAAATTATTTTCTAAGCAAGATTACAAAAATAAAAAAGGTGATAGCGTAGATTCTAAACGTGCTTCATCTGGTAATGAATACGAAGACAAAGCTGCATATTACCTCGACGGTTTAGGCGGCAAAGAAAATATCAAAGATGTTACTAACTGTACAACAAGATTACGCTTAACTGTTTATGATGAAAGTAAAGTTGCAGATACGGAATATTTCACGCATCAACAAATGGCACACGGATTAGTAAAGAGTGGTAAGAGTATCCAAGTTGTAGTAGGTATGACAGTACCACAAGTTCGTGAAGCATTTGAACAAATGGTTGAGGATCAATCGTCCGAAGATAAATAA